The following coding sequences are from one Capsicum annuum cultivar UCD-10X-F1 chromosome 3, UCD10Xv1.1, whole genome shotgun sequence window:
- the LOC107845416 gene encoding flavonol 4'-sulfotransferase: protein MARLFSTQISPLLTNGATKEQSHNNQQESPDIITLSEHPKERGWLTEHVLQYKGFWYPTGILQGLIALQQQHFKPKPDSVILASYPKSGTTWLKAILFAITNRSHLDFNTHPLLTSNPHELVPQLEGYAFTHPTNPTPNTCLMHSHLAFNSLPESNCKIVYIFRDPKDVLASCWYFVQKLRPKELPFISLQEAFDQFTKGCSPFGPFWDHVMGYYKASLEFPKRVLLLKYEDMKQDPIFNAKRLAEFLGQPFSIEEEREGIVERITEFCSFEKLSNLEVNKEGTHTGTFIPTIANNTYFRKGKVGDSKNHLSGEMIEVLDDITKQKLGFDLMTTSVTPQQNGNGIESDKNHIN, encoded by the coding sequence ATGGCACGCTTGTTTTCTACCCAAATCTCCCCCTTACTCACAAATGGTGCCACCAAAGAACAAAGCCACAACAATCAGCAAGAATCCCCTGATATAATAACACTCTCTGAGCATCCAAAAGAAAGAGGTTGGCTTACTGAACATGTACTCCAATACAAAGGCTTTTGGTATCCCACAGGAATTCTCCAAGGTCTTATAGCACTTCAGCAGCAACACTTTAAGCCAAAACCAGACAGTGTCATACTAGCCAGTTACCCAAAATCTGGCACTACATGGCTGAAGGCCATTCTTTTTGCAATTACAAACAGATCACACTTGGATTTCAACACACACCCTTTGCTCACATCAAATCCACATGAGTTAGTTCCACAGCTAGAGGGTTATGCATTTACGCACCCAACAAATCCCACACCAAACACTTGTCTCATGCATTCACATCTTGCTTTCAATTCATTACCAGAGTCCAACTGCAAAATAGTGTACATTTTTCGAGATCCGAAAGATGTTTTAGCTTCTTGCTGGTATTTTGTGCAGAAATTAAGACCCAAAGAACTTCCTTTCATTTCTCTACAAGAAGCATTTGACCAATTCACTAAAGGGTGTTCCCCATTTGGTCCATTTTGGGATCATGTAATGGGCTATTACAAAGCTAGCTTAGAATTTCCAAAGAGGGTTCTTTTATTGAAGTATGAAGACATGAAACAAGATCCAATCTTTAATGCTAAGAGATTAGCAGAGTTCTTGGGGCAGCCTTTTTCCATAGAGGAAGAAAGGGAAGGCATTGTAGAGAGAATAACAGAATTTTGTAGCTTTGAGAAACTGAGTAATTTGGAGGTGAATAAAGAGGGTACACACACTGGAACTTTTATTCCTACTATTGCAAACAACACATATTTCAGGAAAGGCAAAGTTGGTGATTCCAAGAATCATCTTTCAGGGGAAATGATTGAGGTTCTTGATGATATCACAAAGCAAAAGTTGGGTTTTGATTTGATGACTACATCTGTCACCCCACAGCAAAATGGTAATGGGATTGAGTCAGACAAGAATCACATCAACTAG
- the LOC107845415 gene encoding hexosyltransferase GAUT11 produces MRRRAADYRRPVRRKLTCWIWSLLGVFSIAGFVLFVVHHRHNHEDHVEQPVLEIESRNEQVVHERMNLTQDMLSVNSYARQLAEQTTLAKAYIIIAKEHNNLHLAWELSTKIRSCQLLLSKAAMRDEPISLDEAEPNIRSLSSLILKAQDAHYDIATTMITMKSHIQALEERANAASIQSMMFGQLTAESLPKNLHCLEIKLMADWLTKMSLQDFADERRNSPRLVDNNLYHFCIFSDNLLAVSVVINSTVANADHPKQLVFHIVTDSIHYGAMLAWFLNNDFKGSTVEVQNIDNFTWLNSSYSPAVKLLMATDLRKYYFEGSQDTGVETKFRNPKYIHLLNHLRFYIPEIYPQLEKIVFLDDDVVVQKDLTPLFSLDLHGNVNGAVETCLEAFHRYYKYLNFSNPLISSKFDPQACGWAFGMNVFDLIAWRKANVTAQYHYWIEQNADRTIWKLGTLPPGLLAFYGMTEPLDRRWHVLGLGYDVNVDNRLIESAAVIHFNGNMKPWLKLCINRYRPLWERYVNQTHPHLQDCATH; encoded by the exons ATGCGGCGGCGGGCGGCCGATTATCGGCGCCCGGTTAGAAGGAAGCTAACGTGTTGGATCTGGTCGCTTCTTGGAGTATTCTCAATTGCCGGATTCGTTTTGTTTGTAGTTCATCATCGACATAACCATGAGGATCACGTAGAACAACCTGTTTTG GAAATAGAATCTAGGAATGAGCAGGTTGTGCATGAGCGTATGAATCTCACACAAGATATGTTGAGTGTTAATTCATATGCCAGACAATTAGCAGAGCAAACAACACTAGCCAAAGCTTACATCATTATAGCAAAAGAGCACAACAACCTTCATCTTGCGTGGGAGCTAAGTACAAAGATAAGAAGCTGTCAGCTTTTACTCTCAAAGGCTGCAATGAGAGATGAGCCCATTTCTCTAGATGAAGCTGAGCCAAACATAAGAAGTCTATCTTCTCTCATCCTTAAGGCacaggatgcccattatgatattGCTACGACTATGATCACAATGAAATCACATATTCAAGCTCTTGAAGAGCGTGCCAATGCTGCATCTATTCAAAGTATGATGTTCGGACAGTTAACAGCTGAGTCTCTGCCAAAGAACCTGCACTGCCTAGAAATCAAGCTCATGGCTGATTGGCTTACAAAAATGTCACTGCAGGATTTTGCTGATGAGAGGAGAAACTCGCCCCGTTTAGTGGACAATAACCTGTATCACTTCTGCATATTTTCAGATAATCTTTTGGCAGTTTCAGTTGTTATCAACTCAACTGTGGCCAATGCTGATCACCCTAAGCAGTTAGTTTTCCATATCGTAACGGATTCAATACATTATGGAGCGATGCTGGCTTGGTTCCTGAACAATGACTTCAAAGGTTCTACAGTAGAAGTACAGAATATTGACAACTTCACTTGGTTGAATTCGTCTTATTCTCCTGCTGTAAAGCTGCTAATGGCGACAGACTTGAGGAAGTATTATTTTGAGGGATCTCAAGATACAGGTGTCGAGACAAAGTTCCGGAATCcaaaatatatacatttgttgaaTCACCTTCGCTTTTACATCCCCGAGATTTACCCCCAGTTGGAAAAGATTGTCTTCCTTGATGATGATGTTGTAGTTCAGAAGGATTTGACGCCTCTCTTTTCGCTGGATTTGCATGGAAATGTGAATGGAGCAGTAGAAACTTGTCTTGAAGCTTTTCATCGTTATTACAAGTATCTCAACTTTTCCAATCCACTCATCAGCTCTAAGTTTGATCCCCAGGCCTGTGGATGGGCATTTGGTATGAATGTTTTTGATTTGATTGCCTGGAGGAAAGCAAATGTTACTGCCCAATATCATTATTGGATAGAACAAAATGCTGATAGGACGATTTGGAAGCTAGGAACCCTTCCACCGGGACTATTAGCTTTTTATGGAATGACGGAGCCACTTGATCGGAGGTGGCATGTGTTGGGATTAGGTTATGACGTGAATGTTGACAATCGCCTGATAGAGAGTGCAGCAGTGATTCACTTCAATGGAAACATGAAGCCATGGCTTAAGCTGTGCATTAACAGGTATAGGCCTTTGTGGGAACGATATGTAAATCAGACGCACCCACACCTTCAGGATTGTGCTACACATTGA